From the genome of Ornithobacterium rhinotracheale, one region includes:
- the tet(Q) gene encoding tetracycline resistance ribosomal protection protein Tet(Q), with protein MNIINLGILAHIDAGKTSVTENLLFASGATEKCGRVDNGDTITDSMDIEKRRGITVRASTTSIIWNGVKCNIIDTPGHMDFIAEVERTFKMLDGAVLILSAKEGIQAQTKLLFSTLQKLQIPTIIFINKIDRAGVNLERLYLDIKANLSQDVLFMQNVVDGSVYPVCSQTYIKEEYKEFVCDHDDNILERYLADSEIPPADYWNTIIALVAKAKVYPVLHGSAMFNIGINELMDAITSFILPPASVSDRLSAYLYKIEHDPKGHKRSFLKIIDGSLRLRDVVRINDSEKSIKIKNLKTINQGREINVDEVGANDIAIVEDMEDFRIGDYLGAEPCLIQGLSHQHPALKSSVRPDKPEERSKVISALNTLWIEDPSLSFSINSYSDELEISLYGLTQKEIIQTLLEERFSVKVHFDEIKTIYKERPVKKVNKIIQIEVPPNPYWATIGLTLEPLPLGTGLQIESDISYGYLNHSFQNAVFEGIRMSCQSGLHGWEVTDLKVTFTQAEYYSPVSTPADFRQLTPYVFRLALQQSGVDILEPMLCFELQIPQVASSKAITDLQKMMSEIEDISCNNEWCHIKGKVPLNTSKDYASEVSSYTKGLGIFMVKPCGYQITKGGYSDNIRMNEKDKLLFMFQKSMSSK; from the coding sequence ATGAATATTATAAATTTAGGAATTCTTGCTCACATTGATGCAGGAAAAACTTCCGTAACCGAGAATCTGCTGTTTGCCAGTGGAGCAACGGAAAAGTGCGGCCGTGTGGATAATGGTGACACCATAACGGACTCTATGGATATAGAGAAACGTAGAGGAATTACTGTCCGGGCTTCTACGACATCTATTATCTGGAATGGAGTGAAATGCAATATCATTGACACTCCGGGACACATGGATTTTATTGCGGAAGTGGAGCGGACATTCAAAATGCTTGATGGAGCAGTCCTCATCTTATCCGCAAAGGAAGGCATACAAGCGCAGACAAAGTTGCTGTTCAGTACTTTACAAAAGCTGCAAATCCCGACAATTATATTTATCAATAAGATTGACCGTGCCGGTGTGAATTTGGAGCGTTTGTATCTGGATATAAAAGCAAATCTGTCTCAAGATGTCCTGTTTATGCAAAATGTTGTCGATGGATCGGTTTATCCAGTTTGCTCCCAAACATATATAAAGGAAGAATACAAAGAATTTGTATGCGACCATGACGACAACATATTGGAACGATATTTGGCGGATAGCGAAATTCCACCGGCTGATTATTGGAATACGATAATCGCTCTTGTGGCAAAAGCCAAAGTCTATCCGGTGCTACATGGATCAGCAATGTTCAATATCGGCATCAATGAGTTGATGGACGCCATCACTTCTTTTATACTTCCTCCGGCATCGGTCTCAGACAGACTTTCAGCTTATCTCTATAAGATAGAGCATGACCCCAAAGGACATAAAAGAAGTTTTCTAAAAATAATTGACGGAAGTCTGAGACTTAGAGACGTTGTAAGAATCAACGATTCGGAAAAATCCATCAAGATTAAAAATCTAAAAACTATCAATCAGGGCAGAGAGATAAATGTTGATGAAGTGGGCGCCAATGATATCGCGATTGTAGAGGATATGGAAGATTTTCGAATCGGAGATTATTTAGGTGCTGAGCCTTGTTTGATTCAAGGATTATCTCATCAGCATCCCGCTCTCAAATCCTCCGTCCGGCCAGACAAGCCCGAAGAGAGGAGCAAGGTTATATCCGCTCTGAATACATTGTGGATTGAAGACCCGTCTTTGTCCTTTTCCATAAACTCATATAGCGATGAATTGGAAATCTCGTTATATGGTTTAACCCAAAAGGAAATCATACAGACATTGCTGGAAGAACGATTTTCCGTAAAGGTCCATTTTGATGAGATCAAGACTATCTACAAAGAACGACCTGTAAAAAAGGTCAATAAGATTATTCAGATCGAAGTGCCGCCCAACCCTTATTGGGCCACAATAGGGCTGACTCTTGAACCCTTACCGTTAGGGACAGGGTTGCAAATCGAAAGTGACATCTCCTATGGTTATCTGAACCATTCTTTTCAAAATGCCGTTTTTGAAGGGATTCGTATGTCTTGCCAATCTGGTTTACATGGATGGGAAGTGACAGATTTGAAAGTAACTTTTACTCAAGCCGAGTATTATAGCCCGGTAAGTACACCTGCTGATTTCAGACAGCTGACCCCTTATGTCTTCAGGCTGGCTTTGCAACAGTCAGGTGTGGACATTCTCGAACCGATGCTCTGTTTTGAGTTGCAGATACCCCAAGTGGCAAGTTCCAAAGCTATTACAGATTTGCAAAAAATGATGTCTGAGATTGAAGACATCAGTTGTAATAATGAGTGGTGTCATATTAAAGGGAAAGTTCCATTAAATACAAGTAAAGACTATGCCTCAGAAGTAAGTTCATACACTAAGGGCTTAGGCATTTTTATGGTTAAGCCATGTGGGTATCAAATAACAAAAGGCGGTTATTCTGATAATATCCGCATGAACGAAAAAGATAAACTTTTATTCATGTTTCAAAAATCAATGTCATCAAAATAA
- a CDS encoding Uma2 family endonuclease — protein MEIKDINQLDLNRTYTYADYLMWKFQERLELIKGRVFKMSPAPAVKHQKISMNLSGEMYPYFKNKKCELFTAPFDVRLTTKNKKNNEITTVVQPDLCVICDPEKLDEKGCIGSPDLIVEILSPGNSKKEMQIKYELYEESGVTEYWVVRSTYEEIQVFVLNNGKYELKGIFIADDILTSFKFPDLKIDLKEVFK, from the coding sequence ATGGAAATAAAAGATATCAATCAACTAGATTTAAATAGAACTTACACATATGCTGATTACTTAATGTGGAAATTTCAGGAGCGTTTAGAGCTTATAAAAGGTAGAGTCTTTAAAATGAGCCCAGCTCCTGCCGTTAAACATCAAAAGATTTCAATGAATCTAAGTGGCGAGATGTATCCATACTTTAAAAATAAAAAATGTGAATTATTTACCGCTCCCTTTGATGTTCGATTGACTACAAAGAATAAAAAAAATAATGAGATAACCACGGTGGTTCAGCCAGATTTGTGCGTAATTTGCGACCCAGAAAAACTGGATGAAAAAGGATGTATAGGCTCTCCTGATTTAATTGTAGAGATCCTTTCGCCTGGTAATTCTAAAAAAGAAATGCAAATTAAATATGAGCTCTATGAAGAAAGTGGCGTTACTGAATATTGGGTAGTAAGGTCTACCTATGAGGAAATTCAAGTTTTCGTTTTAAATAATGGAAAATATGAATTAAAAGGAATTTTTATAGCAGATGATATTTTGACTTCCTTTAAATTTCCTGATTTGAAAATAGATTTAAAAGAAGTTTTTAAGTAA
- the serC gene encoding 3-phosphoserine/phosphohydroxythreonine transaminase: protein MKKHNFCAGPCILPQSVFEQAAEAVRDFNGKGLSILEISHRSEAFQEVLHDARKLLKELMQLNNEFTVLFLQGGASLQFAMVPYNFAKAGDHPAYLDSGRWANNAILEAEKLCKPNVVASSAKDNYTYIPKDYLIDSSAPYFHCTSNNTIYGTQMKSFPKTNVPLVCDMSSDILSREIDFNQFALIYAGAQKNIGTAGATIVAVREDMLQINPEREMLSYLNYREHKAKDSCFNTSPVFAIYTAYLNLLWLKEKGGVSAIEKINNQKAALLYQEIDRNPLFKGVAAEEDRSNMNVTFVLNDTALSEKFAQICKEAGVEALKGHRSVGGYRASLYNALPLESVQVLVDCMKHLEQKA from the coding sequence ATGAAGAAGCATAATTTTTGTGCAGGACCTTGTATATTGCCACAGAGCGTATTTGAGCAAGCGGCAGAAGCAGTCAGAGATTTCAACGGAAAAGGATTATCGATATTAGAGATTTCACACCGTAGTGAGGCATTTCAAGAAGTATTGCACGATGCGCGAAAGCTACTCAAAGAGCTCATGCAGCTCAACAACGAATTCACCGTTTTGTTTCTACAAGGGGGCGCAAGTTTGCAATTTGCCATGGTGCCTTATAATTTTGCTAAAGCAGGCGATCACCCTGCGTATTTAGACAGTGGTCGCTGGGCAAATAATGCCATTCTCGAAGCAGAAAAACTATGCAAGCCCAATGTTGTAGCCAGTTCAGCCAAAGATAATTACACATATATTCCCAAAGATTATCTAATAGATTCATCTGCACCATATTTCCATTGCACATCAAACAATACCATTTACGGGACCCAGATGAAATCGTTTCCTAAAACCAATGTGCCATTGGTGTGTGACATGTCATCAGATATTTTAAGTCGTGAGATAGATTTTAATCAATTTGCACTCATTTATGCAGGCGCTCAGAAAAATATCGGAACAGCGGGGGCTACCATTGTAGCCGTTCGAGAAGATATGTTGCAAATCAATCCAGAGCGAGAAATGCTTTCATACCTAAATTATAGAGAGCACAAGGCAAAAGACAGCTGCTTCAACACTTCGCCTGTTTTTGCGATTTATACCGCTTATTTAAATCTTTTATGGCTTAAGGAAAAAGGAGGCGTTTCAGCCATTGAAAAAATAAACAATCAAAAAGCAGCATTGCTTTACCAAGAAATCGACCGAAATCCACTTTTTAAAGGCGTAGCAGCCGAGGAAGACCGTTCCAATATGAATGTAACTTTTGTGCTAAATGATACTGCTTTGAGCGAAAAATTTGCTCAAATTTGTAAAGAAGCAGGCGTGGAAGCACTCAAAGGACACCGAAGCGTGGGTGGATACCGTGCAAGTTTGTACAATGCTTTGCCACTTGAAAGTGTGCAAGTTTTGGTAGATTGTATGAAACATTTAGAACAAAAAGCTTAA
- a CDS encoding D-2-hydroxyacid dehydrogenase, with amino-acid sequence MNILINDGISAKGGKMLQEAGFTLFTQKVPQEKLIKFMRDKNIEILLVRSATQVPMEVMEDVPSLKLIGRGGTGLDNIDVDFADQVGVQVINTPNAAAQSVAELTMAHLLGLARNLHDSNRNMPLEGDVNFNQLKKDYANAVELKGKVLGIIGYGRIGRKVAEMALGLGMRVMGVKQDSHPENKDDVTLEFYDGQTVTIKVPLVDLDDVLKLSDFITIHTPKQDRYLLDELAFSKMKDGVFIVNVARGGVLDEVALVKAIDDGKVRGAALDVFENEPNPALQILMHPQLSLSPHVGGNTKEAQDRIGEELAEQIIKIFGRQN; translated from the coding sequence ATGAATATACTCATCAACGACGGAATTTCTGCTAAAGGAGGGAAAATGTTGCAAGAAGCAGGATTTACATTATTTACACAAAAAGTTCCGCAAGAGAAACTCATAAAATTCATGCGCGACAAAAACATCGAAATCCTTTTGGTGCGCAGCGCAACGCAGGTGCCGATGGAAGTGATGGAGGATGTGCCTTCTCTAAAGCTCATCGGTCGTGGAGGAACGGGATTAGACAACATCGATGTTGATTTTGCCGATCAAGTAGGCGTACAAGTCATCAATACGCCCAACGCAGCAGCACAATCGGTAGCAGAACTTACGATGGCGCATTTGTTGGGTTTGGCAAGAAATCTTCACGATTCCAATAGAAATATGCCACTCGAGGGCGATGTCAATTTCAATCAATTAAAGAAAGATTACGCCAATGCCGTTGAGCTAAAGGGCAAAGTGCTAGGCATCATCGGTTATGGTAGAATTGGTCGAAAAGTAGCCGAAATGGCACTGGGACTAGGCATGCGTGTCATGGGCGTTAAGCAAGACAGCCATCCAGAAAATAAAGATGATGTAACTTTGGAATTCTATGACGGACAAACGGTTACAATCAAAGTGCCACTCGTGGATTTAGACGATGTTTTAAAACTTTCAGATTTTATAACTATTCACACACCGAAGCAAGATCGCTATTTGCTTGATGAATTGGCATTTAGCAAAATGAAGGACGGCGTATTCATTGTAAATGTTGCGCGTGGTGGCGTTTTGGACGAAGTTGCTTTGGTTAAAGCCATAGACGATGGCAAAGTGCGAGGTGCGGCACTCGATGTGTTTGAAAACGAGCCAAATCCAGCTTTGCAGATTTTGATGCATCCACAGCTTTCGCTTTCTCCACATGTGGGCGGAAACACCAAGGAAGCGCAAGACAGAATTGGCGAAGAATTGGCAGAGCAAATCATCAAAATTTTTGGTCGTCAAAACTAA
- the menC gene encoding o-succinylbenzoate synthase, whose translation MHSFFNKYTLIFKRAGGTSRGILHTKSTYFIYIENEGFTAMGECNLFEGLSADDVPEYEQVLTQVCQEIADQKTFDWEKYRKFPSIQFGVEQAMLSLKHRKQEFLFNNAFSRAEKGIQINGLIWMGSVEFMQEQIKEKLAQGFSCIKIKIGTNWQEEKAILKQLRQQFSVEDLELRVDANGAFSFEQAQEVLQDLAKLKIHSIEQPIKAGNWEQMAKLCQTTPTPIALDEDLIGVFDIEQKADLLQKINPQYIILKPALIGGFQGSREWIQLAEQQNIAWWITSALESNVGLNAIAQFTAEFDNDLPQGLGTGGLFTNNIAADLVVRGEKLWRTQK comes from the coding sequence ATGCACTCTTTTTTTAATAAATATACCTTAATCTTTAAGCGAGCAGGGGGCACTTCGCGCGGCATTTTGCATACCAAATCCACTTATTTTATTTATATTGAAAACGAGGGATTTACCGCCATGGGTGAGTGCAATTTATTTGAAGGATTAAGTGCTGATGATGTACCCGAATACGAGCAGGTTTTAACCCAAGTGTGCCAAGAAATTGCTGATCAAAAAACTTTTGACTGGGAAAAATATAGAAAATTTCCGTCCATTCAATTTGGGGTAGAGCAGGCGATGCTTTCGCTAAAACACCGAAAACAAGAATTTCTGTTTAACAACGCATTTTCTCGTGCCGAAAAAGGCATTCAAATCAATGGGCTGATTTGGATGGGCAGTGTGGAATTTATGCAAGAACAAATCAAGGAAAAATTAGCCCAAGGTTTTTCTTGTATTAAAATTAAAATCGGCACCAATTGGCAAGAAGAAAAAGCGATTTTAAAACAATTACGCCAGCAATTTTCTGTCGAGGATTTAGAGTTAAGAGTGGATGCCAATGGCGCGTTTAGTTTTGAGCAAGCACAGGAAGTTTTGCAGGATTTAGCCAAGCTAAAAATTCATTCTATAGAACAGCCGATTAAGGCAGGAAATTGGGAACAAATGGCAAAATTATGCCAAACAACGCCCACGCCCATCGCCTTGGATGAGGATCTCATCGGCGTGTTTGACATTGAACAAAAAGCGGATTTATTACAAAAAATTAATCCACAATATATTATTTTAAAACCTGCTTTAATAGGTGGTTTTCAAGGAAGTAGGGAGTGGATACAATTGGCAGAACAGCAAAATATCGCTTGGTGGATTACTTCTGCACTCGAGAGCAATGTTGGGCTGAATGCCATTGCGCAATTCACTGCCGAGTTTGATAATGATTTGCCACAAGGTTTGGGCACTGGCGGATTGTTTACCAATAATATTGCGGCGGATTTAGTCGTGCGTGGCGAAAAACTTTGGCGCACACAAAAATAA
- a CDS encoding AMP-binding protein, which translates to MILDFSSGKFNLKESRANEPWQQEILDFVEEYLSQNQITAHTSGSTGKPKEILLPKPAMQHSARLTADFLGLNKGDSALLCLPAQYIAGKMMIVRAIEIGFKLICIKPKSLVKIHENVDFAALTPMQAERSLESLNKMKKIILGGAPVNEKLENQLKNINSECFETYGMTETITHIALRKLNVQNSFHTLAEMQISQDERACLRIQTPYFQEPIQTNDVVEILAKNEFMWQGRADNIINSGGLKINPEPIEALLKNYIPCNFIVGGIKDELLGEKLVLILESEKEIPLEIPAELLPKNKMPKSVFYVKEFPKTLSGKVKRKECVLAIQSDKK; encoded by the coding sequence ATGATTTTAGATTTTTCCTCTGGTAAATTTAACTTAAAAGAATCCCGAGCAAATGAGCCTTGGCAGCAGGAAATTCTTGATTTTGTGGAAGAATATCTAAGCCAAAACCAGATTACAGCGCACACCTCTGGCTCAACGGGGAAGCCCAAAGAAATTCTCTTGCCAAAGCCTGCAATGCAGCATTCGGCAAGACTCACGGCAGATTTTTTAGGATTAAACAAAGGCGATTCAGCTTTGTTGTGCCTGCCAGCACAATACATTGCGGGCAAAATGATGATTGTGCGTGCGATAGAAATCGGATTTAAGCTTATTTGCATTAAACCCAAAAGCCTTGTGAAAATCCATGAAAATGTGGATTTTGCAGCACTCACGCCCATGCAAGCCGAGCGTTCGCTGGAATCTTTAAATAAGATGAAAAAAATAATTCTCGGTGGTGCACCTGTAAACGAAAAGCTTGAAAACCAATTAAAAAATATAAATTCCGAATGTTTTGAAACCTACGGAATGACTGAAACGATTACACATATTGCATTGCGAAAACTCAATGTGCAAAATTCATTTCACACGCTGGCAGAGATGCAGATTTCGCAAGATGAGCGAGCTTGTTTGAGGATTCAAACGCCTTATTTTCAGGAGCCGATTCAGACCAATGATGTGGTGGAAATTTTGGCTAAAAATGAATTTATGTGGCAAGGACGAGCCGATAATATCATCAATTCTGGAGGTTTAAAAATTAATCCCGAGCCAATTGAAGCCTTGCTAAAAAATTATATTCCGTGTAATTTTATCGTGGGAGGAATCAAAGATGAATTATTAGGCGAAAAATTGGTTTTAATACTAGAAAGCGAAAAAGAGATTCCGCTTGAAATCCCCGCAGAGCTTTTGCCTAAAAATAAAATGCCAAAATCTGTTTTTTATGTAAAAGAATTCCCCAAAACACTCAGCGGAAAAGTGAAAAGAAAAGAGTGCGTTTTAGCTATTCAGTCCGACAAAAAATAG
- a CDS encoding YpdA family putative bacillithiol disulfide reductase, which produces MKNTYDIAIIGAGPMGIATAIEAKANGLSHIVLEKGSLVNSVYHFPKSMIFFSTSEKLEIGGVPFVSINEKPKRDEALEYYRRVAQKWELNVHTMEEVVEVKKEENTFRVVSEKDAYFAKNVVVATGFYDEPNLLNVPGESLPKVSHYFDDAHPYIGKKVAVIGAANSATQVALELFYKGADVSLIVRDAEIGQNVKYWIRPNIVNRIKSGEITGFYNTSVQEITPNSIILKTPEGVQEIENDFVFAMIGYHPNYQFLEKIGINCETDPFRTPDFKEDSHMTNIEGLYVAGVVCGGGNTSRFFIENSKEHAQAIIQNILK; this is translated from the coding sequence ATGAAAAATACTTACGATATTGCAATCATTGGGGCAGGACCTATGGGCATTGCTACGGCGATTGAAGCCAAAGCCAATGGATTGTCTCATATAGTTTTAGAAAAAGGGAGTTTGGTCAATTCGGTGTATCATTTTCCTAAGAGCATGATTTTCTTTTCCACTTCAGAAAAATTAGAAATCGGGGGCGTGCCTTTTGTTTCTATCAACGAAAAACCAAAACGCGACGAAGCACTTGAATACTATCGCCGTGTGGCACAAAAATGGGAATTGAACGTCCACACCATGGAGGAAGTTGTGGAGGTGAAAAAGGAAGAAAATACCTTTCGTGTAGTATCTGAGAAAGATGCTTATTTTGCCAAAAATGTGGTGGTGGCAACGGGCTTCTATGACGAGCCAAATTTGCTGAATGTTCCAGGCGAAAGTTTGCCGAAAGTGTCTCATTATTTTGATGATGCGCATCCCTACATCGGGAAAAAGGTGGCAGTGATTGGTGCAGCCAATAGTGCAACGCAGGTGGCACTTGAGCTTTTCTACAAAGGGGCAGATGTGAGTCTTATCGTGCGTGATGCCGAAATTGGGCAAAATGTAAAATATTGGATCCGCCCAAATATCGTAAATCGCATTAAATCAGGAGAAATTACAGGTTTCTACAACACGAGCGTACAAGAAATTACGCCCAATTCCATTATTTTAAAAACGCCAGAAGGGGTGCAAGAAATAGAAAACGATTTTGTTTTTGCCATGATTGGTTATCATCCCAATTATCAATTTTTGGAAAAAATCGGCATCAACTGCGAAACCGACCCGTTCCGTACGCCCGATTTTAAAGAAGATTCGCACATGACCAATATCGAGGGGCTCTATGTTGCAGGTGTAGTGTGCGGGGGCGGAAATACCAGCCGTTTCTTCATCGAAAACTCAAAAGAGCACGCACAAGCCATTATTCAAAATATTTTAAAATAA
- a CDS encoding FAD-dependent oxidoreductase, which produces MEKVENLIIGFGKAGKTLAVDLVKAGQSVILVEQSPKMYGGTCINVGCIPSKKLAFLAHDKRAVQKEGAITLGEAVNEKDALIEKLNKANYDKVAKVAKVVTGKASFVDANTVKVALADGGEETISAERIFINTGAKNWAPPIEGLKDNPFVYDSTSIMELQKAPNHLVIIGGGYIGLEFAFTLSEFGTKVTILETSDTFVPREDREIAAELEKIMNSRNIEIKLNQKVEKVTAKEDVAIVQTADGDLEAEAVLVATGRRANVQDLALENAGVKLAERGHIEVNEYLQTSVPHIWAMGDVAGSPQFTYISLDDYRVVKDQILGSGDRSTRGRTFPYAVFVDPPLANVGLTEAAAKEKGIKVRTAKLPAVNIPKAKILEQTDGLLKAVVDAETDQIIGAQLLCAESHEIINFLDLAIRQGMTWQEVSSYIFTHPTMIESLNMLFGQFAD; this is translated from the coding sequence ATGGAAAAAGTAGAAAATTTAATCATAGGTTTTGGTAAAGCGGGCAAAACGCTCGCAGTGGATTTAGTCAAAGCCGGACAATCTGTAATTTTAGTAGAACAATCTCCCAAAATGTATGGCGGAACCTGTATTAATGTAGGTTGTATTCCGTCTAAAAAGTTGGCTTTCTTGGCGCACGACAAGCGCGCTGTGCAGAAAGAAGGTGCCATCACTTTGGGCGAGGCAGTGAATGAAAAAGATGCTTTAATCGAGAAATTAAACAAAGCCAATTACGACAAAGTGGCAAAAGTAGCCAAAGTAGTAACGGGCAAAGCAAGTTTTGTAGATGCCAACACCGTAAAAGTTGCACTTGCCGACGGGGGAGAAGAAACCATCTCTGCCGAGAGAATTTTCATCAACACAGGAGCCAAAAACTGGGCACCACCGATTGAGGGCTTAAAAGACAATCCGTTTGTGTACGACAGCACAAGCATTATGGAACTCCAAAAAGCACCGAATCATTTAGTAATAATTGGTGGAGGCTACATCGGTCTTGAGTTTGCGTTTACCTTGTCGGAATTTGGAACCAAAGTAACCATTCTTGAGACTAGCGATACCTTTGTTCCGCGCGAGGACAGAGAAATTGCGGCAGAATTAGAAAAAATCATGAATTCTCGCAATATCGAGATTAAACTCAATCAAAAAGTAGAAAAAGTTACAGCAAAAGAGGATGTTGCAATCGTGCAAACTGCCGATGGCGATTTAGAAGCCGAAGCGGTTTTGGTAGCCACAGGACGCCGTGCCAATGTACAAGATTTAGCTTTGGAAAATGCAGGCGTAAAATTGGCAGAACGAGGACATATTGAGGTGAATGAATATTTACAAACCAGCGTTCCGCATATTTGGGCAATGGGTGATGTAGCGGGCAGTCCGCAATTTACATACATATCGCTAGATGATTACCGCGTAGTAAAAGACCAAATCTTAGGCAGCGGCGATCGCAGCACACGAGGCAGAACATTCCCATATGCCGTTTTTGTGGACCCGCCACTTGCCAATGTGGGCTTAACCGAGGCGGCAGCCAAAGAAAAAGGAATCAAAGTGCGTACAGCGAAATTACCAGCCGTAAATATCCCAAAAGCCAAAATCTTGGAACAAACCGATGGCTTGCTAAAAGCGGTGGTAGATGCCGAGACCGACCAAATTATCGGAGCGCAATTGTTGTGTGCAGAATCGCACGAAATCATTAATTTTTTGGATTTAGCGATTCGTCAAGGCATGACATGGCAAGAGGTGAGCAGTTACATTTTCACGCACCCAACGATGATTGAGTCGCTGAATATGTTATTCGGTCAGTTTGCAGACTAA
- the asnS gene encoding asparagine--tRNA ligase: MTRYYINDLLKKGKDANHEEVIVKGWVRSFRSNRFISLNDGTSLGNIQVVVDFENFDEELLKKISVASSLKVTGTVVESQGKGQEIEVLAKKIEVYGEVNPDELQETILQPKKHSLEKLREQAHLRFRTNTFGAIMRVRHALMFAIHDYFNQKGFFYVNTPIITGSDAEGAGEMFTVTNFTLGEEPRDENGAVDFKEDFFAKKTNLTVSGQLEAETAAMGLGKVYTFGPTFRAENSNTSRHLAEFWMIEPEVAFNDLDDNMDLAEDFMKYVIRYAIDNCKEDLKFLDERYKKTQEEKPKNERAELGLIERLEYVLNNKFVRLSYTEAIEILKKSKPNQKKKFKYLIEEWGADLQSEHERYLVEKHFKSPVILFDYPAKIKAFYMRLNDDKETVRAMDVLFPGIGEIIGGSQREERLDVLKEKMQKMGVSEEELWWYLDTRRFGTVPHSGFGLGLERLVLFVTGMTNIRDVIPFPRTPKNAEF, from the coding sequence ATGACTAGATATTATATAAACGATTTGTTGAAAAAAGGAAAAGATGCTAATCACGAGGAGGTAATTGTGAAAGGATGGGTTCGCTCTTTTCGTAGCAATCGTTTCATCTCGCTAAACGATGGAACAAGCCTTGGAAACATTCAAGTAGTGGTAGATTTTGAAAACTTTGACGAGGAATTGTTGAAGAAAATCAGTGTAGCTTCTTCGTTAAAAGTTACAGGAACTGTGGTAGAAAGTCAAGGAAAAGGTCAAGAAATAGAAGTTTTAGCCAAAAAAATTGAAGTGTATGGCGAAGTGAATCCAGATGAGTTGCAAGAAACCATTCTTCAGCCAAAAAAACACTCGCTCGAAAAACTGAGAGAGCAAGCGCATTTAAGATTTAGAACCAATACTTTTGGAGCCATTATGCGCGTGCGCCACGCTCTGATGTTTGCCATTCACGATTATTTCAATCAAAAGGGCTTTTTCTATGTCAATACACCCATTATCACAGGCTCTGATGCCGAGGGAGCGGGCGAAATGTTCACCGTAACCAATTTTACTTTGGGCGAAGAGCCTCGCGATGAAAACGGAGCGGTGGACTTTAAAGAAGATTTCTTTGCTAAGAAGACCAATCTCACCGTTTCTGGGCAGCTAGAAGCCGAAACCGCTGCAATGGGGCTGGGCAAGGTTTATACCTTTGGGCCTACATTTAGAGCCGAAAATTCCAATACCTCGCGCCACTTAGCCGAATTCTGGATGATTGAGCCAGAAGTAGCCTTCAATGATTTGGACGATAATATGGACTTGGCAGAGGATTTTATGAAATATGTAATCCGCTATGCAATAGATAATTGTAAGGAGGATTTGAAGTTCCTAGATGAAAGATATAAAAAGACACAGGAAGAAAAACCAAAAAATGAGCGCGCAGAGCTTGGGCTAATAGAGCGCTTGGAGTATGTTTTAAACAATAAATTCGTGCGCCTAAGCTACACCGAGGCCATTGAAATTCTGAAAAAATCAAAGCCAAATCAAAAGAAAAAATTCAAATACTTGATAGAAGAGTGGGGCGCTGATTTGCAATCAGAACACGAGCGCTATTTAGTGGAAAAACATTTTAAATCCCCCGTAATCCTCTTTGATTATCCCGCTAAAATCAAAGCCTTCTATATGCGCTTAAACGATGATAAGGAAACCGTGCGCGCTATGGATGTGCTCTTTCCAGGGATTGGCGAAATCATAGGCGGCTCGCAGAGAGAGGAGCGCCTAGATGTGCTGAAAGAAAAAATGCAAAAAATGGGCGTGAGTGAGGAAGAATTATGGTGGTACCTAGATACGCGCCGCTTCGGAACCGTGCCACACAGCGGCTTCGGGCTAGGATTAGAGCGCTTGGTATTATTCGTAACGGGAATGACAAATATTCGTGATGTAATACCTTTCCCACGAACCCCGAAAAATGCAGAGTTTTAA